Within Paenibacillus sp. RUD330, the genomic segment GTGGATCTGTGGCAGCAAGTGCTGTCAGTCATCCAAACCAAATTGAGCAAACCGAGCTTCGACACCTGGTTCAAGGCGACGAAAGCCAATTTCTCGGATGACGGACTCCTCATCGTGACGGCGCCGACGACGTTTGCGGTCGAATGGCTGGAGAGCCGCTACACGAAGCTGGTCAGATCCACTGTATCGGATTACATCGGACGCTCTGTTGACGTCCGTTTTGTCATTGAGGAAAACCGGCCGCCCGAACCGGCTGCGCCGGCCATCCCGACGGCCAAAGCGGCCCCATCATCATCCGAAGAGCCCTTTTCCAACATGCTCAATCCGAAATACACGTTCGACACCTTCGTGATCGGCGCCAACAACCGATTCGCCCATGCCGCCTCTCTCGCGGTCGCCGAAGCGCCGGCAAAAGCCTACAATCCGTTATTCCTCTACGGGGGCGTCGGCCTGGGGAAAACCCACTTGATGCACGCGATCGGCCATTACATCATGGAGCACAACCCGAGCACCAAGGTGATGTACATTTCTTCCGAGAAATTCACCAATGAATTCATCAATGCGATCCGGGACAACCGGGGCGAGAGCTTCCGCAACAAATACCGGAATATCGACGTTCTCTTGATTGACGATATCCAGTTCCTGGCCGGCAAGGACGGGACCCAGGAGGAATTTTTCCATACGTTCAACGCCCTGCACGAGGAGCGCAAGCAGATCGTCATCTCCAGCGACCGGACGCCGAAGGAAATCCCGACCTTGGAAGAGAGGCTTCGTTCCCGCTTCGAATGGGGACTCATCACGGATATCCAGCCGCCGGATCTCGAGACCAGGATCGCCATTCTTCGCAAGAAGGCCAAAGCCGAGAACCTCGACATTCCGAATGAAGCCATGATCTACATCGCCAACCAGATCGATACGAACATCCGCGAGCTGGAAGGCGCTCTCATCCGCGTCGTCGCCTATTCTTCCCTCATCAACGAGGATATTTCCTCGCATCTGGCTGCGGAGGCGCTCAAGGACATCATTCCATCGACGCGGCCGAAAATGATCACCATCCTGGACATCCAGCAGCGCGTAGGAGAGTTTTACGGCCTCAAAATGGATGAATTCAAAGCGCGCAAGCGTACGAAGGCGGTTGCTTATCCAAGGCAGATCGCCATGTACCTGTCCCGTGAGCTGACGGACTATTCGCTGCCCAAGATCGGCGAAGCTTTCGGCGGCCGGGACCATACGACCGTCATCCACGCCCATGAGAAAATCTCCAAGCAGCTCAAGATCGACCAGGAGCTGTTCAAGGTCATTCAGAATTTGACGGAAAAAGTCAAAAACCACATGTAGGCGCCTCTCAAGCAGAGATCGCCATCCGTGGATAAGTCCTATACGAATAGCCAAGCCTATGCACACTCTGTACACATGTGGATAGGCTTCTGCCATCGGCGAAAACAGGGCTTATCCACATATCCACCGCCCCTACGACTACTACTGCTGTTATTCTTTAAAAAAACATCATCAAAAAAGACGAATCACGTCGAATGCCGCCCAAGGAGGAACGCATGAAACTCACCATCTCCAAAAACGAACTCAACGACGCTATCCAACAAGTGGCCAAGGCTGCATCGGTACGTCCTGCCATTCCAATACTTGGTGGAATCAAGATCGACGTCACCCACCAGGGAGTCACCCTGACGGCTAGCGACACCGATATTTCCATCCAGAGCTTCATTCCAGCCGAAACGGATGAGCTTGTCGTCGCCAAGGTGGATAAGCCGGGCAGCGTCGTGATGCCGGCCAAGTTTTTTGTGGAGATCATCCGCAAGCTTCCTGCAGAAGAAGTACAGATCGAGGTGGGCGAGCATTATCAGACGCTGATTCGTTCCGGTTCAACGGATATCCAGATGGTCGGACTCGATCCCGAGGAATTCCCCGTCCTTCCTTCCGTCGAAGAAGACGAAGTGCTCCAGCTACCGGGCGATCTTCTCAAGGCGATGGTCAGGCAGACCGTATTCTGCGCTTCGACCAGCGAACAGACTCCCGTTCTGACCGGAGTGCTCTGGAACCTGATCGAAGGCCAGCTGAAGTTCGTCGCCACCGACCGCCATCGTCTAGCCAGCCGCCTGGCTCAGGTTGAGACTCCGGACAGCTACAAGCTGACCAATATCGTCATCGCCGCCAAGACGATGGTCGAGCTGTCCAAGCTCGTGCCGGACGGATCCGGACTTGTGGATATCGTCGTCGCCAGCAACCAGGTGCTTTTCCGCCTGGGGCACACCCTCTTTTACAGCCGCATGCTGGACGGAACCTATCCCGATACTTCCAAGATTATTCCGCAATCGTTCAAAACAGAACTCGTCCTCGAAACGCGCAAGCTGATCGATGCGATGGAACGCGCCTACTTGATGTCGCGGGAAGAAAAAACGAATATCGTCCGTCTTGTGACCCTCGACAACGGCAACATCGAAATATCGTCCAGCTCGCAGGAGCTCGGACGCGTAACCGAGCAGCTTGAGGTCATCCGCCAGAACGGCGAGCCGCTCCGCATCGCCTTCAACTCCAAATACATGCTGGACACGCTGAAAGTCATCGACAGCGAGCAGCTCATCATCAGCTTCACCGGCGCCATGAGCCCGATCATCATCCGCCCCGCGGATCATGACAACAGCCAGTACATCATTCTGCCTTACCGCACGACGAACTGACGGGCAGCCGGTGCGGCCAGCAGGCGGACGATCCCGCGCATTCGCGCACGGACCGTCCGCTTCTTTTGTTCCGACCCCTTTTTCACCATTCCAAGGAGGGCATCGCCATGAAAACGATCACGATCAAGACCGAATACATCGCTCTCGGCCAATTCCTCAAACTGGCCGATTGCATCGATTCCGGAGGACAGGCCAAATTCTTTCTCCAGGAATACGCCGTTCTCATCAACGAAGAGCCGGACAATCGGCGGGGACGCAAGTTGTATGACGGGGACAAAGTCGAAGTAGAGGGGTTCGGGGCTTTCCAGGTTCAGAGATCATGAACTCGTCTCGCCG encodes:
- the yaaA gene encoding S4 domain-containing protein YaaA, producing MKTITIKTEYIALGQFLKLADCIDSGGQAKFFLQEYAVLINEEPDNRRGRKLYDGDKVEVEGFGAFQVQRS
- the dnaN gene encoding DNA polymerase III subunit beta; this translates as MKLTISKNELNDAIQQVAKAASVRPAIPILGGIKIDVTHQGVTLTASDTDISIQSFIPAETDELVVAKVDKPGSVVMPAKFFVEIIRKLPAEEVQIEVGEHYQTLIRSGSTDIQMVGLDPEEFPVLPSVEEDEVLQLPGDLLKAMVRQTVFCASTSEQTPVLTGVLWNLIEGQLKFVATDRHRLASRLAQVETPDSYKLTNIVIAAKTMVELSKLVPDGSGLVDIVVASNQVLFRLGHTLFYSRMLDGTYPDTSKIIPQSFKTELVLETRKLIDAMERAYLMSREEKTNIVRLVTLDNGNIEISSSSQELGRVTEQLEVIRQNGEPLRIAFNSKYMLDTLKVIDSEQLIISFTGAMSPIIIRPADHDNSQYIILPYRTTN